TTGGTCAGCcgacatattattattattattattattattattatgatttaatttcttgtttgaatGTGTAATATTAAAATCCAAAGGTGAAATTTAGAGAAAGGGTAATAATGGAAAGTGGGGCTCTTCCCAAACTAGGAAAAAAGAAGGGTATGTGCGGTGTATACACGTGGACGGCAGCGACGGAGATGTGATGATGATGTAACCATGCAGTCAAGCAATTAGTGGAACTTCTAGAAGTAATTTGACTTGTGAGAGTTGTAAACATAAACGAAAACTAGcttatttatagaaaagaaaatctttGGGGCCTTAGGGGCAGCGacttaaattaataatttaatttatcctgatataataacaataataaaacacataaaaaatgataaagGGGGCAAAGCTATAAAAGAGCTTGCTTAATTAGGAATGTTTAAAGATGATAAAGGGGGCAAAGCTATAAATTAAAAGTGCTTAATTATTTAGAGGGCTTGTCTTTAATTTGACCCAaggatgaaagaaaaaagagatcaAAGATCCAGTTCCAACACTTACAATGGCGGTGATGGTAGGACCCTGTGATAACTGAAGTCCTACGAGAAGAATCTTCGCATTTGGTTGCTAAttttataaatggagtttatGCAATTTGATTTGTCGCCAACCCTACAAGTAGCTAATCCTatattttatgtgtttttcCTGAATAGTATTAGTGTGGGTCCAATTTTGgaaatattaaagaaaaaaatacaaagatgataacccttttgtttgttttaatctatttatttattataaagaaTATTTGTCGTCTACTATTATAAAGCCAGGCGAAATTATAGAGAAATCAAGCGCATATTCAggttactatttatttaatcaaAAGCTTGCATGCATAATGCATAGGTGGGGTTGGGATAtatcatttatataattttaattatatgcAATTTCTTTTCCTGATGTCTGTTAATGACATAAGCTACggttttcctcttcttttggttttattaGAGGTCAAAAATCACTTTTGGCCTTTGTAGTTTGAcacttcaattatttttgaccatatagttttaatttcatcaattttgtcattttagttttgtatttgtagcaattcaaggacatgtTGTTAttcttgtcaatttctttgacaatGTAAGGGGcaattttataaaacaaaaacccttTAGCGTAAAAGTTTGTTTGAAATTCTTCCCATTTCATATTAAGGCTCGAAATTCAACCACCAATCCTAATTTTTGAAGAATCCTAAACCCAAATGACCGATTTCAAGCTCTAATATGAAATTATGGAAGTTTTTGACGAGCTTTTATGCTCAAGGATTTTTGGTTGACGAAATTGCCCATTGCATCGTCAAAGAAATTAATAGGAATACTAACTTGTCTTtaaattgctacaaatatgaaactacAGGGTCAACATTGACGGAATTGAAACTATAAGGTTAAAAGTGTTTGAAGTGCCAAACTACAAGGACCAAAAGTGATTTTTAGCCTTATACATATTATTCATGTCTTTTAGCATGATATTGTTCACTTTGGGCTcatgccctcacggttttgtttctaggaactcacgagcaacttcccagtgagtcactcatcctgggattgctctagccccaactcgcttaacttcggaatTCTCATGACTTCGAAgctagtgagctcccaaaaggcctcgttcTAGATGaaggtgggcatgtacatataagacacatcaccccttctccgttggtcgatgtgagaTGTTATAAAGTGAcaaaggaggagagagaagagagaagaacaaCAAAATTTCTGGAATTATGTGCCCACACTCACAAATTCAACTTCAGTCGCCCAACATAAGTTAGTTTGAGCCCCACTAGTAGCTTAATGCGCTTGATTTAATGGCATTTGAATTGGTGCTTCATTAGATAAAACATCCTACGGCTCTAATTTTTTACAAACTCCAAAATCATTAATCTAAAGGCTCAAACAATTTTTAAACAAACCCCAAAATCATCTAATTGTCTGAAATTGATGGGAAAAAATGCCTaatgttttttcttctaattttctATATACAAGCACAACCTTTGTTCACAAAAATCACCACTCTTCATAACTTATctgaatttaaatatttttaagtttatttatttagaaaaataaaataaatttaacacacacaaaattaattttaaaatgttaACACACATACAAAAAATAACCCAAAATCGaattaacataaataaataaaaaatcaaatatacatCTTTATCtttacatattttatattagaataaaaatcatatttacaTCCCTAAAGgtgtaaagaaaatataaaattaacttcACACGCTCGAACTTATACCTCTCCACTATAAATGCTCTTACAACTTACCATCGTATCAaactatttctctctctttttttctccccATTTAAAATTAAGCTTTTTGAACGATTTTGGACTTGATTGTGGGTGACGGACTTTTTGTTTCGGCTTCGGCTTCATCTTGTTCTAAAAGTGCTAGAACCAAATGGCCACGTCAAATGCTACTTGAGGTTTGGTATTGGGACTCCTCATCGTGTTCTAGAAAAATGATTAATAAGTTTGTCGTCAACTTTTGAGACAAGGGTGGCGGAACATAATTTGTTTGTCCAGCAGTCAtccaagtttttttattttattttaatataaataatagtctaaaatataaaagaagatGATTTCTCACACATATACAATTATAATGTCGTAATTTATAGGTATATACAATTATAATGTCGTAGTTTATAGGTATTCTGATCTAAAACTTCAGTTTGTAAGTTACTACTCTCTTTCACTTAACCCCCATCAGCTGCAGTCATGTACAAATGCCGCAATCGTAATACACACTAATAAAAATTAGGTAATTACGTTAACTTAATGATGgaattgttatttattttacatcaTCTAATACCAATGGTTGCAGATTAGTGGGTTCCAAAACCAATTTCTCCAATCCTCACGTGGTTCCCAATCAGTGAGTTAACGATACTAAGGAAAGCTTTTGGTCGGCAACATCAAATCCTTGACTTTTCCTACGAATGAGACCCGCGCGACCCACTAGCTctatataaacaaacaagcTCCATCTTCTTCACCCCAACCACATCTCGCCTCCCTCTCTGCGCTAGCTAGCTATAGCAGCAATGGCCAAGGCTTCTCTTCTCAGACTTTCTTCGGCCAATTTACTCCTCCACCACCTAAGAGAAGTCCGTCTGCCAACAATCCGAGCTGCAGAGGTTGAAGAAAGCAGTAGTAGCATTAGAGGGGCTGGAACCGAAACCCCAACCAGTCGAGCCTCACCTGCTATCGTGGCGCCAAATGCTGCTTTCAGCTTCTGGGGACCACAGACGACGGTGTACGCGGCTGTATACTGCGGCGGCGGAGGTAGTAGTTTGTGGCCGGAGGAGGTCCTTCTGACTGCTCTCCCAGTCAATGGACCCACCCGACAAGACGCTATGTCTGCAATCACGGCGTTCAGGTTGAAAACGGCCTTACGCcaaagcagcagcagccgCCGTCAAGTGGTGGATTTCTGTTTTCTGGTGCCGGCTGAGGATGGTGACCAGAATTTTGTGGACCCAGCACTAAACAGGGGACCCAATTATATCCCGGATCTCAATGTCTCGCCGCCGGATGAGACCGCGTCGGCGACGGAGTTCATTGGAGAAATCAAGAGCCAAAACATCTCCCGGTTCACTGATTACGTGGTGTGGTACCTGGGCGAGTACGGGAGTGATGATGAGGTGGCGGAGTACAGGAAGATTCTGAGCAGCAAAAGTGAAGCCGAAATCGGAAACCTTGATTCGATTCGTATCTGGAATATTCTCACCCTGAGAGCTGAAATTCTGAAGGCGGTCGTTGCGAAAGGCCTCATTGAGGCCCCAATCGGCTCCGAATCCGATGATGTTCAATTCCCGCCTCCGCAGCAGCTGCTTCCCATTCCACAACAAGGGTGGACGGCCGCCCATAACCATGCTCATATTGGTTGTCATGtcactgctgctgctgcataCGGTGCCGGCGGCAAATATAACGGCAACAACGAAACTATGGTACACTCTCTAATTACTAGTTGGTAAACTTCAACTTGATTGCATTGGCtatcttgttttctttctttttatgctCAAAATTTTCAGTCCGACGGTCGCAACTATGCTGTTGGTTATGAGAAGCAGAGCAACGTGGCGAAGCGCAAGGCAGTGGCTTTTGGTGGTGTGGACGAGGACGACCCCTGTCCCTATGTTCTGCCGATGAAGAAGCCCGGCGACGGCGGCGACGGCGGCGGCGGGGTTCTTAGTATGGATGAGGATAAAACGCGGGCTCGGGACAAGGCGCCTATTGACGAAGCAGAGGAGGAGGACATGTCCTGTGATTCTGACTCGTCACACTGAATCAATCCTCCGAACCCTTCAAGGCGTGAAAATCCCCGTGTGTGTTTATGAGATATGATAAATTAGCCTTGATTTGCTGCTTGCTTTGCTAATTCCTGGAAGGTTGTTTGTAATGTAGAGGTTTGGGTAGAAGAAGAGAGTGATGGAGTTGTCTTGTCTCCTGCACTTTCCATATAtgtattgtaatttgtaatttccaaTTGGGCTTGGATATTGTCGccgctttttttatttttttgtgtgtgtgaacAAGGGCAATTACATAGAATTGAACAACAAAAACACATGAGCCTACACAATTGAAACAGAAATAACTGCTCAACAGAATTCAAATTTAGACAAAACAAGTATAACCAGCAATATCAGTGTCAAATGGGCTCCGAGCAAAAATTGGTTGGAAAAGGCTCTGCACAACAATACGTATGCTCTTGATCatagagaaaataattatttgagaGAAGCATGtttcacaaatttttctttgaaactGAAATTTGGATAGGTGGTTGATAGTTTGATAAATCCAGCAGCCTGAATCCATAGAAGATCCTGTCCTCTTGTTGTTGAATTTGTTTATGTactttttgattgattttgcaTTAATTATTTCTGCCACTCTAAAAGTGTACTGGATTATAAATCTTATCATCACTTTCACAAATAGTCATTTGTCTTGATGCTGACCTGAATTTTGTTGGGTATATTTTATTATCCGACGCAgatacattattattattttaaaatgtcAAAAATACAAAGTGAATCATATCATCTATGATAATTTTGTTACTGCTTGCCTTATCGAATCTTTTTCTGGCTTTTGGTGTGAACGGGCGGCGCACTGGTACCAGCGGGACCCGCTCGCATTTTAACGGTTGCGCGCGCTTGAGAAATCATCCATCAAACGTTGGATGGAGGGCACGTGCATCGTGCAAGTTGTGATGCAGATAATGGTTGGCGGTCTGGAGCTCGCATTTGCAAGAATGAGTATAGTCACCCACTCTACCTGGGCGACGTGGCGGTATCGGGACGGTTCAGCTTGGTCCTTTAGACGCACGAGCCTTATTACATCACACCATCTGCCCTCGTCACGTGGCAGTAATTGGAATTCCTTTTTTGATTTCTTCGTACAATAAAAGTCTCCCGAAACCCATGAAGCATGCTAGATGCCATATTTCTGCACAATCTGGAAATCATCAGCAACATATGATTTTGTCTCCTCATTTATAGCACAAATTACATTGTCTATTGGagcaattttattattattttaatttgtgtAATTTACAAACGGATAAATTAATGCTAGGCttactatatttttataccacattgtGTACCATCTATCTAATAGAAGTGGAGCTCCACCAATATAATGGGGCCCACatctattagagaggtggtacacaatatgatataaaaatgtggtacgCTTAACATTTTCCTTTACGGACTTGTGTTGTATAATACAATTCATCATTATCCCAATAGTATATTTAACAACTTTGAAATACTAAAATAGGTCAGTTATATCATCAAAATGCTCTCCAACACCC
Above is a window of Prunus persica cultivar Lovell chromosome G2, Prunus_persica_NCBIv2, whole genome shotgun sequence DNA encoding:
- the LOC109947571 gene encoding uncharacterized protein LOC109947571 isoform X1 → MAKASLLRLSSANLLLHHLREVRLPTIRAAEVEESSSSIRGAGTETPTSRASPAIVAPNAAFSFWGPQTTVYAAVYCGGGGSSLWPEEVLLTALPVNGPTRQDAMSAITAFRLKTALRQSSSSRRQVVDFCFLVPAEDGDQNFVDPALNRGPNYIPDLNVSPPDETASATEFIGEIKSQNISRFTDYVVWYLGEYGSDDEVAEYRKILSSKSEAEIGNLDSIRIWNILTLRAEILKAVVAKGLIEAPIGSESDDVQFPPPQQLLPIPQQGWTAAHNHAHIGCHVTAAAAYGAGGKYNGNNETMSDGRNYAVGYEKQSNVAKRKAVAFGGVDEDDPCPYVLPMKKPGDGGDGGGGVLSMDEDKTRARDKAPIDEAEEEDMSCDSDSSH
- the LOC109947571 gene encoding uncharacterized protein LOC109947571 isoform X2, whose amino-acid sequence is MAKASLLRLSSANLLLHHLREVRLPTIRAAEVEESSSSIRGAGTETPTSRASPAIVAPNAAFSFWGPQTTVYAAVYCGGGGSSLWPEEVLLTALPVNGPTRQDAMSAITAFRLKTALRQSSSSRRQVVDFCFLVPAEDGDQNFVDPALNRGPNYIPDLNVSPPDETASATEFIGEIKSQNISRFTDYVVWYLGEYGSDDEVAEYRKILSSKSEAEIGNLDSIRIWNILTLRAEILKAVVAKGLIEAPIGSESDDVQFPPPQQLLPIPQQGWTAAHNHAHIGCHVTAAAAYGAGGKYNGNNETMSNVAKRKAVAFGGVDEDDPCPYVLPMKKPGDGGDGGGGVLSMDEDKTRARDKAPIDEAEEEDMSCDSDSSH